From the genome of Aerococcus urinaehominis:
TGTATTGACCGGGTTCAAATTTATTGCGGAAAAGATTAAACAGTATGAAGCAGATGGCTCACAAAGCTTCTTGTTTGGTTTTGAAGAATCTTATGGTTACCTAATTAAACCTTTTGTGCGTGATAAGGATGCTATTCAAGCCCTAGTTTTACTTGCAGAAGTTGCTGCCTATTACAAAGACCAAGGACAGACTGTTTATGATGGTCTAGAAGCCCTTTATCAAGAATACGGCTATTTCCAAGAGAAAACCATTTCCGTTTCTTTACCAGGTCAAGAAGGTGCTGCTAAGATTAAAGAAGTGATGGATGGGTTACGTCAAGAACCATTAACTGAATTAGCTGGGGTTGCCATTGAGGTAACGGAAGACTATGCAAGTGCTAAACGCTTTAAGCAAGACGGCACTGAGGAAGATATGGCTATTGACCAGGCTAATGTCTTGAAGTACTATCTAGCTGATGGCACTTGGGTAGCGGTACGCCCTTCAGGTACGGAACCAAAAATTAAATTCTATATTGGTACAGTTGGGGAGAGTCTGGAAGATGCCCAAGCTAAAATTGACCAATATGCTGAGGTGCTAGCCAAATTAATGGATTAAGCCATTTAGTAAGGAAAGATAAAATATGGCAGTTGAAAACTTAAGTTTAGTAATTATTACTGGGATGAGCGGGGCCGGCAAGACTGTGGCCCTGCAGTCTTTTGAGGATATGGGTTACTTTTGTGTGGACAACCTGCCACCGTCGCTTTTGCCCAAATTTTGGGAATTGATTAAGGAATCAGGGAAAATTGCCAAAATTTGCTTGGTTATGGATCTGCGTTCCCGGGATTTCTTTGATGAATTGATTGATGTGGTAGCGGGGATGGATAACCGTGCCATGATTCATATGAAGGTGGTCTTTTTAGAAGCAAATGATACTGAGCTAGTGTCCCGTTATAAGGAAACCAGGCGTAGCCACCCCTTACAACTAGAAGGTGGCACAATTTTAGAGGGTATCCACCGTGAGTGCGCCCTTTTAGAGGATATTCGTATGCGGTCACAATTAATCATAGATACCAGTGACCTGTCGCCTCGACAATTGCGCGAGCGCTTGATGGAGGAATTCAAGCAGGCGGATGACCGGTCGTTCATGGTTGAAGTGATGTCCTTTGGCTTTAAGTACGGCATTCCGATTGATGCTGATATTGTTATGGATGTCCGCTTCTTACCCAACCCCCACTATATAGACGACTTACGGCCCTTAACTGGTTTGGATAAGCCAGTTTATGATTATGTGATGGCCCAAGAAGATACTGAAGTTTTTTATCGCAAATTTGTTGATCTAGTGGATTTTACCTTGCCCCGCTATGAACAAGAAGGAAAAAGTTCGGTGACCATTGCTATCGGTTGTACAGGTGGTCAGCACCGGTCGATTGCCCTAACTGAACGCTTGGGCAACCATGTGGCTGATTTGGGTTATCGAGTTAATAAAACTCACCGGGACCGGCTCAAACGTAAAGAATCGGTGAACCGGTCATGATTGCTAATGAAAATGAACGTCCGAAGATAACAGTTATCGGCGGAGGTACTGGCCTGCCAGTGCTCTTGTCTGGTTTGAAAGAAGCCAATTGCGATGTGACAGCCATTGTGACAGTTGCTGATGATGGTGGGTCGAGTGGGGCCATTCGTAATTCAGTTAAAACCATTCCTCCGGGCGACATCCGTAATTGTTTAGTGGCTTTGTCTAATATAGAAGATATTTATAAAGATATTTTCCAGTATCGTTTTGCGCCGGAGGACCAAGAATTTTCCGGCCATGCCATTGGCAACCTGATTATCGCAGCTTTGGCAGAAATGCGGGGAGATGTCTATGCCGCTTTAAAATTGTTGGCGATGATGATGGATGTTCAAGGTCAGGTTCTGCCTGCGGCTGAGGAGCCGCTGGTTCTCCAGGCGCATTTCCAAGATGGCAGTTTTATTGAGGGAGAAACTAGTATAGTGGCCAAACGCCAAGCCATTGATAAAATTGGTGTTAGGGTAGTGGATGGTTACGAGGCCCGCCGCCCCCATGCAGGACGTGGCGTTCTCAAGGCTATTGAGACGGCCGATTTTATCATTCTGGGACCTGGCTCCTTGTATACCTCAATCCTACCCAACCTGGTTATTGATGAAATCCGCCAGGCAATTTTAGATACACCTGCCCAGCTACTGTATATTTGTAATATTATGACTCAGATTGGAGAGACAGAACATTTTTCTGATGCTGATCATGTTAGAGTAATCAATAGCCATCTGGGCCAAAATAGGGTAGACTATATTTTGGCTAATAATGCGGTAGTACCAAAAGCTTATATTAATCGACCAGAAACACCTGAATACTTGGTCCAGGTCAGCCATGATAGTGTTGGCCTAGCTGACCAGGGTATTCAGCTGGTTGAGGCTGATTTTTTAGCTCTTGAGGACAAGGGCGTTTACCATGATCGGCGTAAGTTGGTGAATGAAATTCTAAAAATCTACCGTCGCCACTATAAATAAGTTGAGAGGAGCCTGGTCCAGTGTCTTATGCCAGTGATGTTAAGAAGGAATTAACCCAATTGGAGGTAGACAGTGAACATGCTCGGTCTGAGTTGGCGGCTTTGCTGAGGATGAACGGTTTGATTAACTTGAGTAATCGTCAGTTGGTTTTAAATGTGCAAACAGAAAATGCCGCGATTGCGCGGCGGATTTATTCTCTGTTAACCAATTTTTTCAATATTGTTCCGGAAATTTTAATCCGACGGAAGATGAAGTTGAAAAAGAATAATATCTATATTGTCCAGATTCAAGATGATGTAGAGGGTTTACTTAAGGAGATGAATATTTTTGGAGATCATTTTATAAATCCGCATATTTCTCCGGAAATTATGGGAAATGATCAAAGAAAGCGATCTTATCTGCGCGGTGCTTTTCTAGCAGGTGGCTCTGTCAACAATCCAGAAACTTCTTCTTATCATTTAGAGATTTATTCTGACCATAAGCAGCATAATGATGATATTGTGACCATGCTAAATAGTTTTAACCTTAATGCGCGAGCGATTGATCGGCGTAATGGATACATTGCCTATTTAAAAGAAGCAGAAAAGATTTCTGAATTTTTAACTCTGGTAGGGGCCACTAATGCCATGCTACATTTCGAAGATATTCGCATTTGGCGGGATATGACTAATTCAGTTAATCGTTTAATGAATTGTGATAATGCAAACCTTAATAAGACGGTTAATGCGGCTAGCCAGCAGTTAGAGAATATTCGTTATTTAGATGAGCGGATTGGACTAGGAGAATTGCCGGATAAGCTCCAGGAAGTCGCCCAGGTTCGGTTGGAAAATCCTGATGCTTCACTTAAGGAATTGGGGCAGCTTTTACCTAGTGGTCAGGTGTCTAAATCAGGTGTTAACCACCGCTTGCGACGTATTAACCAGATGGCAGAAAAATTACGAACCCAGGGTTCTTTATAATATAGCAAGTTAAGCGGCCGAGACATTTGTCCCGGCCGCTTTTTATAGGTAACTTACTAGCTAGTCTAGTTAGGATTGCTAACGGTATTGATCGTAATTTCCTGCAAGTTTTCTTGTTTTTTGCGTAAAAATTGTACCTGGCGAACATTGACTTCAACGGTATAAACAGTCTGACCTTCTTTATTCTCATAGCTGCGACTTTGTAGGTTGCCGATAATCGCTATTTCATCACCCTTTTTAAGGTAGCGAGCCATCAGCTTGCCGGTAGCATTCCAAGCAACGATAGGAATAAAATCAGTGCGGTCCTTGTCTTGGTTAAATGAGCGCGGAATCGCTAGGACATTATTTAAAACCGCATTGCCTGTATTGGAAAATTCTTTGAGGTCGACTTCGCGGGCTAGCCGACCAATCGCTTGAAATTGGTTCATATATTTACCTCCTTTCACTATATAAATACGTAAAAAAATAGCCTTTTAGCTGCCAAAATTTTATTTGATGATTGAATAGTTTACAATAATAGTAAAGGAGTTTGATGATATGCATTTGCTAATGATAGAGGATAGTGAAAGTGTCCAAGAGATGATGGCCATTTTTTTTGATCAGCAGGAGGGCTGGCAAGTTGAGTCCTGTTACGATGGAGAATCTGGCTTGGCCTATTTTGAAGACCACCAGGATGAGCTAGATATGATTATACTAGATCTTAATCTACCCAAATTGGATGGTATCTCGGTGTGCCAAGCTATTCGCCAACAAAATAAATTGATACCGATTATTATGTTGACGGCTAGGGACTCTGAGTCAGACCAAGTGCTCGGTTTTAATGTCGGGGCTGATGATTATGTGACTAAACCTTTTAGCCCGGTTACCCTATTAGCTCGTATTCAGGCTTTGTACCGGCGCTACCGTAGTCAAATGAACGACGATGGCCAAGCAAATAACCAAGGAGAGGTGCCTGGTATGGTAAAAACCGGCCAGCTGACAATTAATCCTGCTACCCGGGAGGTTATTTATATGGGGCAGGAAATTGCTAATTTAACACCCAAAGAATTCGAAATCTTAAACTTATTAGCTAGCCACCCTAAACAAGTCTTTACCCGTGACCATTTACTGAATAGTCTGTGGGAGAGCCCTTTTTACGGTGATGAGCGGACGGTGGATGCACATATAAAAAAATTAAGACAGAAGATTGAAAAAATTGGACCGTCCTTAATTCAAACAGTCTGGGGTGTTGGTTATAAGTATGAAGAAGTTGAGGTGGACTAGTTGCACTACTTTTTTCGTCAGCTAGCAGCTTTTCTGGTTGTTATTTTAGTAACTGTCATGACGATGGGCTTTTCTTTGGTCAACTTTACTTCGAATGAGATTTATGAACGTGAGGAAGCACGCTTGTTAGAGCTGGCTGCTTCTATCATGGTGCAGCCACTCAGTCAGGATTATTTAAGTGATATTGAACTGATTTTACAGGGCAATAATGTTAAGGTAGCCTACTATGATGCCAGCGATCAGCTAGTCTATCCTGGCTGGGACCAGATTGGTAACGGGCCCCAGAATAATGCTTTGAATACGGGAGAAAGGCTCCGTCTGCGTCAAGGTCGTTATCTAGGCCTTAGAGCCTATGATATGGGGTTTTCTAATGATAATAATGATGCTTGGTCGGTCTTTGTGCCTATTCGTGATAGCCAAGGCAACTACCAGGGCTATCTTGTTTTGGGGACACCGACTCGCCTAGTAGACAAGTTTTTACTTAATCTACAAGATAATATTGTTAAAGGTTTTACTTTAGCAGCGCTAGTGGCAATTGTTTTAAGTGCAGCCTTTGCTCATTACCAGCAGCGCCGATTTAGTGAGTTTTCTCGGGCGACCAAGGAAATTGCAGCTGGTGATTATGATATTAGTTTGACTAGTAAGGGACGCGATACGATTGATTATTTGGCAGCTGATTTCAATACTATGATTGCTTCTCTTAAAGCTTCCCAAGCTGAAGTGTTGCGCCAGCAAGACCTGCGCCAACAATTAATGTTAGATGTTGCCCACGAGATGCGGACACCCCTAACAACCATGAATGGTATCTTAGAGGGTTTTGCGCATGGTTTAATCAAGGAAGATAAGCGTGAGCAATCCATGCGTCTCCTTTACAATGAGACCAACCGATTAATTCGTTTAGTTAATGAAAACTTAGACTATGAAAAGATTTTAAACGAAGATGATCCTCTGCACCGACAGGTTTTTAAAGTGCAACCTGTTCTAGCTGATATCCTCTTACAAATGGAAAGCATCGCCCAAGACCAGGGCAACCAGATGATATTGGACTGCTCAGAAGAAATTGAAGTCTATGCAGATTTTGATCGCTTTCGGCAAATTTTTGTCAATTTACTGAAAAATGCCAACCAGTTTACTGAACATGGTAAAATTAAAGTAACGGCTGACTACGATCAGGGCTTGACCAAGATAGCCGTGGCGGATACCGGCATTGGCATGTCCACTGATCAACAAGCTCATATCTTTGAGCGCTTTTATAAGGCGGATGCCTCACGCAAGAATTCTCAATATGGGGAAGCAGGCATCGGTCTAGCCTTGGTAGCTAAGCTTTTGGAGCGCCACCAGGCTGATATTATGGTGGACAGCCAGTTAGGCCAAGGATCAACTTTTACAGTTAGCTTCAAGTCAGAAAAATTAATTAAAGAATAAGAAAGTGTTTGTATGATATTTTTAGGTTGGTTACAAGAGCTAGTTGCCCTTATTTTTGAAGGCCGTGTTAACCATTATCCCTTGCTACAATTAATTATCTTCAGTTTGGATAAGACGCTAATCTACCTGGGTTGCTATCTCTTAGGGCGTTGGCTCTGGCTTAAATATGTTAAGGGGCAGTCCTTTGGTCAGACTAATTGGTGGCGGGAAAGTTTAATTTTTATCAGTTTAGCCTACGCCTTGATGCTAATCCATTTAACTGTCCTACGCTATGATTGGCAATGGTGGCAGTTGACTTGGTATGTTGACCGGTCGTGGTCAGATTTTCATTGGCTACCCTTAGTCGATACGGTTAAGTTACTCGATGGGGATTCACGTTTTTCTTACTGGTATAACTTTTTTGGCAATGTCCTCTGGTTTATCCCGCTTGGCTTTTTATGGCCTTTATTTAGTAAAAGACGCCACCTCATGTTTTCAACCCTAACCTTTGGACTAGCAGTGAGTTGCTTGATTGAGATCTTGCAGTTTTATTTTTATACTGGGGTTTCCCATGTTGATGATATTATTTTTAATTGTGCTGGTACGGTCTTAGGTTATCTACTATATGATCTAGGGCAGTTGGTTATTAGCTATCAAAAGGAGCATTAATTTGGCAATTTATAAGTTAAAAAAAGCGGCTAGCCAGGCTTTAAGGGCTGGTCGTCAATTGTTAAAGCCTGAGGATTTTAGTCAGTTGGCTGACTACCAGGATGGTGATTTGGTTGATCTAGTCGACCACCGGGGCCAATTTCTGGGTCGGGCCTATTTGTCTCAGCAAAATAAAGGGTTGGGTTGGGTTTTTAGTAAGCAGCCAGGTCAAAATATGAACCAAGCTTTCTTTACCCATCTTTTTGACCAGGCCAAGCAGAAACGGGCAGCACTCTTTGCTGACCCCTTGACTACAGCCTTTAGAGTTTTTAATGGTGATGGGGACGGCTTAGGTGGTCTATCTATCGATTATTATGCTGGTTACTTGCTGATTCAATGGTATTCTACTGGAATTTACAGCTATCGTGACCAGATTTTAGCGGCTCTGGCGGCAGTTTATCCTCAGGCTCGCGCTGTGATTGGTAAAAACCGCTTTGACCAGGCTGGTCTAGCCATCAGTGAAGTATTGGTTGGCCAGGAGCCCGCCAGTGATTTGCTAGTTTTGGAGAATGGGATTAATTATCTTGTGAACTTAAACGAAGGTTGGATGACTGGGATTTTCTTGGACCAAAGAGATGTCAGACTGTTTATTCAGACAGAATTGGCGGCCGGACGGCGTCTATTGAATACTTTTTCTTATACTGGTGCTTTTGGCGTGGCAGCGGCTATGGGCGGGGCAATTACGACGACAAATGTCGATGTAGCCAACCGGTCCCAAGCCCTAACTGAGTCTCAGTACCAAGCAAATGGACTAGATTTAGGAGCCATGCGGGTTTATACCATGGATGTCTTTTCATACTTTGATTATGCAGCTAAACACGGTGAAAGCTACGATATTATTGTGATGGATCCGCCAAGCTTTGCTCGCCATAAAAAAGGTACCTTTAAGGCAACCAGGGATTACCGTCAGTTGGTCAGTGAGGCTCTGACAATTTTAGCACCGCAAGGCTATCTGGTCTGCTCGACCAATGCTAGCAACTATCGACCAGAGGACTTTTTGGCTGACATCAAGGCTGGCGCAAAAGATCAAGCCACTAAAATTAGTCTATTACAAAGCTTTAGCCTACCAAGTGATTTTCCAGTACCAGCCAGTAGCCCGGAGAGCGATTATTTGAAGGTTAATGTATTTAAGAAAGAGAGGGTGTGAGACTCGGCGATCAGGCATAGACCACTGGAAGGAAGCTGACCAACAGCTGTAAGCTATTGAGTCAGGTTCCTGAAGTGGCGACCTGCCTGCTGAGTCGATCCCAACTATGCTGATAACATTCGTATAATAGTAGGAGCCTGGGACTTATGAGCCAGGCTTTGGAGAGGGAAGAGTTGGATGGGCCAGCTCTTTTTATTTTCACTAAATAAAAAATGCCAGGACAAATGTCACTGGCATCGTGAATTATAAATTAGCTCATAGACATCCAGGCAGCATTTTGTCCGGCAGTATAACCGGTTACAAAGGCGGCAGTGATATTATAACCACCGGTGTAGCCATTAATGTCTAGGAGTTCGCCACAGATAAAGAGGTGGGGGTTAAGTTTGGATTGCATGGCGTGGGGCCAAATCTCTTTAAGGTTAACACCACCGCCGGTAACAAAGCCTTTTTCAATTGGCCAGGTACCAGTTACCTTGAAGCTATAAGCTTTGATAGCCTGGCAGAGCTTTTCAATCTGTTGGTTGGAGAGGTCATGAGCTGAGCGGTCTTGGGAAATCTGGCATTGGTCTAAGAGGAATTTAGCATAGCGTTCAGGCATCCATTGCTTAAGTAATTTAGTTAGACTGCCGGGATAATTATCCTCCCGGGCGTGGACAAAAGCCTGGCGTAGGTCTTGGTAACTCAAGTCAGGTTGGCAGTCCAGGCTCATCGTGACTTCTTTTTCGCTATCCTGGCTCAAGCTTTGATTAACAAACATGGAGCAACGTAGGGCAGCTGGACCGGAGATACCGAAGTGGGTGAAAATCATATCCATGCGGTGGTTGATAATTGTCTTACCAGCTGGATTCAGTACTTTTAAATCAATGTCACGCAGGGTCAATCCCTGGAGGGTCTTGTCTTTTATAAAGCCTTCCTCAGAAGTAATTGGAGCTTCGGTAGGGTAAAGCGGGGTGATGTGGTGGCCAGCTTGCTTAGCCAGCTTGTAGCCATCTCCAGTGGTACCGGTTCTAGGATAGGACTTGCCGCCAACAGCTAGAATAAGCGTCCTAGCCATTTCAACCTGACCACCATCTAAAACCACGCCAATTTGCTTGTCTTGATCTAGGACGAGGGATTTAACCTGAACCTTGGTCTGGACTTCGATTTTAGCTTGCTTGATCTCCTCAATAAAGACATTGAGGATGGTTTTGGCCGAGTCAGTAGTGGGAAACATGCGTCCGTGGTCTTCTTCCTTGAGCGCTACGCCCCGGTCAGTGAAAAAGGCCATAATGTCGTAGTTGTCAAAATTAGAAAAAGCGGAGTATAAAAATTTTCCGTTACCGGGAATGTGACGAATGACCTCATCGGCAGGCCGGTTGTTGGTGACATTACAACGGGTGCCACCCGTTAAAAGTAACTTTTTACCTAGACTGGGATTTTTTTCAATAATTTTAATGGATTGAGCGCCATTGAGACTGGCAGAAACTGCGGCCATCAGGCCACTGGTGCCGCCACCAATGACAAGTACATCGTAGATCATAGGAGCCTCCTTTATTTCCCAAAGTATAGCATGACCAGAAATTTTTTTAAATAAGCTCTGGTTCATTAAAAGTTCAAAGAAAGATGGTAGACTATAGAAAACAAGAGAAAGGGGCATGACATGTATATTGAGCTAAAAGATGTCGTTAAGACCTATGGGGAGGGTCGGTCCCAGGTTGTGGCGAATGACCATATCTCCTTTGGTATTAACCAGGGAGAGTTTGTCGTCATTCTAGGGCCATCAGGCGCCGGTAAGTCAACGACCTTAAATATTTTAGGGGGCATGGATAAGCCAACCGCTGGTGAGATTTGGGTGGCTGGCCAAGACATCAGCCAATTAGATGATAAAGGTCTAACCAAATATCGCCGCGATAAGGTAGGCTTTGTTTTTCAATTCTATAATTTGCTACCTAACTTAACGGCACTGGAAAATGTAGAAATGAGTGAACAAATTGCTCAAGACCCGATTGCTGCCGACCAAGCCTTGGCGTCAGTCGGTTTGGACCATCGGGCTAGCAATTTCCCGGCCCAATTATCAGGAGGCGAGCAGCAAAGGGTGTCGATTGCTCGAGCTTTAGCCAAGAATCCAGACCTCCTGCTCTGTGATGAACCAACTGGGGCCCTAGATAGTGAAACAGGCCGGCAGGTGTTGGATATCTTGCAACAGCAAAGCCGCCAACATCATACGACGGTAGTTGTGATTACCCACAACCAGACCATTGCCCAGATGGCGGATCGGGTTATCCATATTAATAATGCTAGGGTTGCGAATATTGAAGAAAATAGTCAGCCTAAGTCAGTTGCAGAGATTGAGTGGTAGTAATGACTAAGAAAACTTTATGGAAAGATAACTTTAGAGAGATATCGCGTAATTTATCACGTTTTATTGCCTTGATGGCTATTATTATCCTAGGTACTGGTTTTTTCGTAGGTATTCGCGCAGCGGCACCGGATATGAAGGCTACTGCTGACCAATACTTTAGCCAACAATATTTACAAGACCTAGATATTCAGTCAACAGCTGGTCTCTATCAAGCAGATCTTGACCGCTTGGAAGAAGTAGAGGGTGTGGATTGGTATCCCTATGCCAGTGTTGACCGAGAGATTGCGGGTAGCCAAGAACTGGTTCGCTTCTATCCCAACTTCAATGAAATGGGGGATATTAATCATTTTAATGTCCAGGAAGGCCGGTTGCCCCAGGCTGATGATGAAATTGCTTTGGAGCTGGGCCGTACCGACCATAAAATTGGTGACCAAATCACTCTGACTGACCTAGGCCTTGTTGATAATGACCAAGCACCACACTTGACTACAGATAAATTTACCGTGGTAGGTCTGGTTAAATCACCTTTATATATTGATGAAACGGCTAGTCGTTTTACTAATATTGGTAATGGTCGGCTTAATGGTTTGGCGGTGGTCCAGCCTCAGATAATTGTAGGTGAGCTTTATACTAATATTGCTGGGCGGATTCCTGCTGCTGCTGATTTAGCTGCTTTTTCAGAGGACTATGAAGATTTGGTGGCAGACCGTTTGGCTGCCAGCGAAGCAGTTCTAAAGGATCGTCCTGACCAGGTAAAAGCCAACCTACAAGCTGATCTCGACCAGGAAATTGACCAAGGCCAAACCCAACTTGACCAGGCCAAACAAGCCTTGGCGATGACACAAGCACGAGTGGAACAAACGGCAGCTGCCCTTAGCCAGCCACAAGTTGCCTTGCCCGGACAAGATGTTAGTCAAGTTCAGGCCCAGCTAGACCAGGCTAGTCAAGCCCTGACCCAGGCTCAGGCAGAAGTCAACCAGCAAGAAAGCCAATTAGCTGAGGCGCGCCGAGAGGTAGCCCAAATTAGTAAGCCTAATTATATAATTAATGACCGAGAGAGTGTGTCAGGATATTATGAGTATGCCGACAATGCTGATCGGATTGCAGCCATAGCTAATGTTTTCCCAATTTTCTTCTTTCTGATTGCAGTTTTGGTCAGTTTTACCACTATGACACGGATGGTTGATGAGCAGCGCACCCAGATTGGTACCTTAAAGGCCTTGGGCTACCGACCAGCCGAGATAATGACTAAATATGCCAGCTATGCCCTCTTGGCAAGTCTATTGGGTTCAATGATTGGTATTGGTGTGGGGAACTACCTTTTTCCTTATGTCATTATGTATGCCTACCAGACCATGTTTAACTTCCCAAGCTTTGTTTTTAATTTTTATTGGTTGGATGTTTTACTAGCTCTAGTTATTGCGGTGATAACCACAGTAGGCCCTGCTATTTATACGACTTGGCAGACCTTACGGGAAAACACTGCTCAGCTCTTGCGACCAAAACCGCCTAAGGATGGGGACCATATTCTGCTAGAAAAAATTCCAGCCTTGTGGTCTCGTCTCGGTTTCCAGAGCAAGATTACCTTGCGTAATATTTTCCGCTACAAGGGTCGCAATGCCATGACAGTTATTGGCATAGCTGGTTGTACCGCCCTAATTTTAACCGGACTGGGTATCTCGGATTCAATTGCTGGTTTGGCCCAGGCCCAGTTCTATCATTTTCAAACTGCCGATGCTACTGTATCCTTGCAAACTGACCTGGGTCAGGACCAGTATCAAGAGCTTATTGACCAGGTTAATCAGGATGAGCGTATTCAAAATTACTTGGCCTATGCTAACCTGCGCTACCAGACTGATAGCCAGGGGGATGTGCTTAGTCAGGATGTTAATGTGAACGTGCTAGCAGATGACCAGGCTAATACCGATTTTTTCAATTTTGTTGATCCTAATAATCCAGATCAGACCTTAACTTTAGACCAGTCAGGGGCTATTGTGACAGAAAAGCTCTTAGACCTCTTAGACTTAGAAGTTGGGGACAATCTGGTGCTAAAAAATGAACAAGGTGAGGAATTAATAGTGCCAATTGCAGGAGCCAGCCTGTCTTATGTTTATCATGATGTCTATTTGACTAGCCAATTGTATGAAGACTTGACGGGTCAAACGGCTGCTAATAATCGTGTGCTCTTGGCCTACCAGGCTAATCTATCTACTGACCAGGTGGACCAATTAACTAGTGATTTGACGGCTTTAGCTGGGGTGGCTGGTGTTATTGATACGGACGAAATGGCTGCGATGTTCGACCAAACTATTGAGATGCTGGATATTATTACCATTGTCTTGATTCTGGCCGCGGCTAGTCTAGCCTTTATTGTTCTTTACAGCTTGACCAATATTAATGTATCTGAGCGGATTCGTGAGTTATCCACTATTAAGGTGCTTGGCTTTTATCCGCTTGAGGTTAGCATGTATATTTACCGGGAGACCCTAATCCTAGCTAGCGCGGGGATTTTTCTGGGATGGGGACTAGGCTATTTGCTCTGTCGCTATATCTTGTCTACGGTAGAAGTTGATTTTATGCGTTTCCCAGTGGCTGTTAACTGGCAGAGCTATTTGCTAGCTAGCTTACTTTCTCTAGCCTTCTCACTGATTGTCATGATGATCATGCATGTGAAACTGAAAAGAGTAGATATGGTTGAAGCCCTAAAAGGGGTTGAGTAATCACTCATATTAAGTGTGCTTTAGCTTTGAAAAATTAAGCTCTGAGGGTGTGATTTTTGTCGCACCCTTATTTTTTATTCCCGGGTGGCTCTTAAGCGACCAGTATTGACCTTTTTTTGAGGGGTGTGGTATATTCACTATGAAGAAAAATGAAGGATGAGAATATGGACCAATTAGGAATAGTGATTGAGCCTGTTTCTGCTGACCAGGCTGGAAAAGTAAGAATTATCAATCAAAATACTGCTGTTAGCGCTGTTGCTGAGGGCGCAGATCATGAATTTTTAAAAAATGAGTTGGTGCGCATCTGTCGTATCAAGGACAATGTTGCTTACTGCCAGCAATCTATGTTGGATTTATAGTTAAAGTTAGAGCGAAAATGTTGCTTGGATAGCAACATTTTTTCTATTATTGGCTAAACAAGTGCTAGGAAAAAGCAAAATTT
Proteins encoded in this window:
- a CDS encoding NAD(P)/FAD-dependent oxidoreductase, which translates into the protein MIYDVLVIGGGTSGLMAAVSASLNGAQSIKIIEKNPSLGKKLLLTGGTRCNVTNNRPADEVIRHIPGNGKFLYSAFSNFDNYDIMAFFTDRGVALKEEDHGRMFPTTDSAKTILNVFIEEIKQAKIEVQTKVQVKSLVLDQDKQIGVVLDGGQVEMARTLILAVGGKSYPRTGTTGDGYKLAKQAGHHITPLYPTEAPITSEEGFIKDKTLQGLTLRDIDLKVLNPAGKTIINHRMDMIFTHFGISGPAALRCSMFVNQSLSQDSEKEVTMSLDCQPDLSYQDLRQAFVHAREDNYPGSLTKLLKQWMPERYAKFLLDQCQISQDRSAHDLSNQQIEKLCQAIKAYSFKVTGTWPIEKGFVTGGGVNLKEIWPHAMQSKLNPHLFICGELLDINGYTGGYNITAAFVTGYTAGQNAAWMSMS
- a CDS encoding ABC transporter ATP-binding protein; protein product: MYIELKDVVKTYGEGRSQVVANDHISFGINQGEFVVILGPSGAGKSTTLNILGGMDKPTAGEIWVAGQDISQLDDKGLTKYRRDKVGFVFQFYNLLPNLTALENVEMSEQIAQDPIAADQALASVGLDHRASNFPAQLSGGEQQRVSIARALAKNPDLLLCDEPTGALDSETGRQVLDILQQQSRQHHTTVVVITHNQTIAQMADRVIHINNARVANIEENSQPKSVAEIEW
- a CDS encoding FtsX-like permease family protein, with the translated sequence MTKKTLWKDNFREISRNLSRFIALMAIIILGTGFFVGIRAAAPDMKATADQYFSQQYLQDLDIQSTAGLYQADLDRLEEVEGVDWYPYASVDREIAGSQELVRFYPNFNEMGDINHFNVQEGRLPQADDEIALELGRTDHKIGDQITLTDLGLVDNDQAPHLTTDKFTVVGLVKSPLYIDETASRFTNIGNGRLNGLAVVQPQIIVGELYTNIAGRIPAAADLAAFSEDYEDLVADRLAASEAVLKDRPDQVKANLQADLDQEIDQGQTQLDQAKQALAMTQARVEQTAAALSQPQVALPGQDVSQVQAQLDQASQALTQAQAEVNQQESQLAEARREVAQISKPNYIINDRESVSGYYEYADNADRIAAIANVFPIFFFLIAVLVSFTTMTRMVDEQRTQIGTLKALGYRPAEIMTKYASYALLASLLGSMIGIGVGNYLFPYVIMYAYQTMFNFPSFVFNFYWLDVLLALVIAVITTVGPAIYTTWQTLRENTAQLLRPKPPKDGDHILLEKIPALWSRLGFQSKITLRNIFRYKGRNAMTVIGIAGCTALILTGLGISDSIAGLAQAQFYHFQTADATVSLQTDLGQDQYQELIDQVNQDERIQNYLAYANLRYQTDSQGDVLSQDVNVNVLADDQANTDFFNFVDPNNPDQTLTLDQSGAIVTEKLLDLLDLEVGDNLVLKNEQGEELIVPIAGASLSYVYHDVYLTSQLYEDLTGQTAANNRVLLAYQANLSTDQVDQLTSDLTALAGVAGVIDTDEMAAMFDQTIEMLDIITIVLILAAASLAFIVLYSLTNINVSERIRELSTIKVLGFYPLEVSMYIYRETLILASAGIFLGWGLGYLLCRYILSTVEVDFMRFPVAVNWQSYLLASLLSLAFSLIVMMIMHVKLKRVDMVEALKGVE
- a CDS encoding class I SAM-dependent rRNA methyltransferase gives rise to the protein MAIYKLKKAASQALRAGRQLLKPEDFSQLADYQDGDLVDLVDHRGQFLGRAYLSQQNKGLGWVFSKQPGQNMNQAFFTHLFDQAKQKRAALFADPLTTAFRVFNGDGDGLGGLSIDYYAGYLLIQWYSTGIYSYRDQILAALAAVYPQARAVIGKNRFDQAGLAISEVLVGQEPASDLLVLENGINYLVNLNEGWMTGIFLDQRDVRLFIQTELAAGRRLLNTFSYTGAFGVAAAMGGAITTTNVDVANRSQALTESQYQANGLDLGAMRVYTMDVFSYFDYAAKHGESYDIIVMDPPSFARHKKGTFKATRDYRQLVSEALTILAPQGYLVCSTNASNYRPEDFLADIKAGAKDQATKISLLQSFSLPSDFPVPASSPESDYLKVNVFKKERV